A region from the Desulfoglaeba alkanexedens ALDC genome encodes:
- a CDS encoding zinc dependent phospholipase C family protein, translating to MLLTEQSLKLSGLLPGEGSEERSAVLLGSVLPDIFFYDLPNFRWSATGVSLHRYEGEEGFRLCASWLKAKPLLKYTTVFYCLLGVASHLLTDGFWHPSINRESFSGSEPCRKYRLPPQSCHHWLEGQLEALWIPLLAPPETYRTRLKAFREGTPPVPACLEFYSDFLSFAGFRPVPSVSRMRRCLFWQTTLLRAFTDPRFTRWQERLLTERLTKRLGTLLVPPPGSGIQIVDGRRPAASEGRDPATASFLASSVIYLSERLRELF from the coding sequence ATGTTGCTGACCGAACAGTCTTTGAAACTGTCCGGCTTGCTTCCCGGCGAGGGAAGTGAGGAGCGGTCGGCCGTTCTCCTGGGGTCGGTTCTGCCCGATATTTTTTTCTACGATCTCCCGAATTTTCGCTGGTCGGCGACAGGGGTGAGCCTTCACCGTTACGAGGGGGAGGAAGGATTCAGGCTGTGCGCGTCCTGGCTGAAGGCCAAGCCGTTGCTGAAATACACGACGGTTTTCTACTGCCTCCTGGGGGTGGCCTCCCATCTTCTGACCGACGGGTTTTGGCATCCCAGTATCAACCGTGAAAGCTTTTCCGGCTCTGAGCCCTGTCGGAAATATCGGTTGCCGCCCCAATCCTGCCACCACTGGCTGGAAGGCCAGCTGGAAGCGCTCTGGATTCCCCTGCTCGCCCCGCCGGAAACCTACCGTACCCGCCTGAAAGCCTTCCGGGAAGGGACACCGCCTGTACCGGCATGCCTTGAGTTTTACTCCGACTTCCTGAGTTTCGCCGGTTTCCGGCCCGTGCCGTCGGTTTCCAGGATGAGGCGGTGCCTCTTCTGGCAGACGACGCTCCTTCGGGCCTTCACGGATCCGCGGTTCACCCGCTGGCAGGAAAGGCTGCTCACGGAGCGACTGACCAAGAGGCTGGGAACGCTCCTCGTTCCGCCGCCCGGAAGCGGCATCCAAATCGTGGACGGGCGGAGACCCGCCGCGTCTGAAGGCCGGGATCCGGCCACAGCCTCGTTTTTGGCGTCTTCCGTCATTTACCTGAGCGAACGGCTGCGTGAGCTTTTCTGA
- a CDS encoding transketolase codes for MPAISLDQEKLTDDQLKTLDDMWRRCVRRIILSTTLAGSGHPGGSMSSLHLLLMLYSTLRHRPHDPGWTERDRLIVSMGHISPGVYAVLCEFGYIAEDAMLLEFRRAGSSFAGHVETCVPGVEWNTGNLGQGLSAATGMALALRLRQRDARVAALMGDGEQQKGQVSEARRFAWKYKLSNLLGIVDRNRLQIGGDTQTVMPQRIRDEYAASGWNVISVEDGHDYREIFDALRRVHRRDVPDPARPSVIVARTVMGKGISFMENNAHYHGCALTEDEAERAFAELGMENALASFQEKRRHHRLFQSAYCPAIPYPEIHEGSPREYGADVRIDNRSAYGAALEDLARLNNTGDTPKILGFSCDLEGSVKMKGFHKVSPDAFFEAGIQEHHTATVSGAVSREGFAVFFSTFGVFGVSEVYNQHRLNDINGSQLKLVCTHLGLDVGEDGQTHQCIDYIGLLQNLYHFSIFIPADPNQTDRIVRHAAQHPGNCFVGMGRSKTPVLTDRDGVPLYGGDYRFRPGRADWVRRGSDGAILAYGPMVAIALEAQRLLEEEDGLKVAVVNCASIKPLDEDAVIEAAGTGLILTVEDHHVETGLGARVAGVLADRAVSCRLVRLGVKHYGHSGAPRELYRMEGLDAPAILDAFRKAHAAVRSGK; via the coding sequence ATGCCGGCGATTTCTCTCGACCAGGAGAAGCTCACTGACGATCAACTGAAGACCCTGGACGATATGTGGCGCCGTTGCGTGCGGCGCATCATTTTGAGCACCACGTTGGCCGGAAGCGGCCATCCGGGCGGCTCCATGTCGTCGCTCCACCTGCTCCTCATGCTCTACAGCACCCTTCGGCACAGGCCCCACGATCCCGGCTGGACGGAGCGCGACCGGCTGATCGTCAGCATGGGACACATCAGCCCCGGCGTCTATGCCGTTCTCTGCGAATTCGGCTACATCGCGGAAGACGCCATGCTTCTCGAATTCCGCCGCGCAGGCTCTTCCTTCGCCGGGCACGTGGAAACCTGCGTGCCGGGGGTGGAATGGAACACGGGCAACCTGGGCCAGGGGCTCTCGGCGGCCACCGGTATGGCCCTGGCCCTCAGACTGCGACAACGGGACGCCCGCGTGGCCGCGCTCATGGGAGACGGCGAACAGCAGAAGGGCCAGGTTTCGGAAGCGAGACGCTTCGCTTGGAAGTACAAACTGAGCAACCTGCTGGGGATCGTGGATCGGAATCGGCTCCAGATCGGCGGAGACACCCAAACGGTTATGCCGCAGAGGATCCGGGACGAATACGCCGCTAGCGGCTGGAACGTGATTTCAGTGGAAGACGGCCACGATTACCGGGAAATTTTCGACGCCCTCCGCCGCGTCCATCGGCGGGACGTTCCCGACCCGGCGCGCCCTTCGGTCATCGTGGCGCGGACGGTCATGGGAAAAGGCATCTCTTTCATGGAAAACAACGCCCACTACCACGGGTGCGCTCTGACCGAAGACGAGGCGGAACGCGCCTTCGCCGAACTGGGCATGGAAAACGCCCTGGCATCCTTCCAGGAAAAGCGCCGGCACCACCGCCTGTTTCAGAGCGCTTACTGCCCGGCTATTCCATACCCCGAAATCCATGAGGGCTCACCGCGGGAGTACGGGGCCGACGTGCGCATCGACAATCGGTCGGCCTATGGAGCGGCCCTGGAGGACCTGGCACGGCTGAACAACACCGGAGACACGCCGAAAATACTGGGCTTCAGCTGCGACCTGGAAGGGTCGGTGAAGATGAAGGGGTTCCACAAGGTTTCGCCTGATGCGTTCTTTGAAGCCGGCATTCAGGAACACCACACCGCCACGGTTTCCGGGGCCGTGAGCCGCGAAGGGTTCGCCGTCTTTTTCAGCACCTTCGGCGTCTTCGGCGTGAGCGAAGTCTACAACCAGCATCGACTGAACGACATCAACGGGTCCCAGCTGAAGCTGGTCTGTACGCACCTGGGCCTGGACGTGGGCGAGGACGGCCAGACCCATCAGTGCATCGACTACATCGGCCTTTTGCAGAACCTGTACCACTTTTCCATCTTCATTCCGGCGGATCCCAACCAGACCGACCGCATCGTACGCCACGCGGCCCAACATCCCGGCAACTGCTTCGTGGGCATGGGCCGCTCCAAGACCCCCGTGCTGACCGACAGAGACGGCGTCCCCCTCTACGGCGGCGACTATCGTTTTCGACCGGGCCGGGCCGACTGGGTGCGGCGGGGAAGCGACGGGGCGATCCTCGCGTACGGCCCCATGGTGGCCATAGCCCTGGAGGCTCAGAGGCTGCTCGAAGAAGAAGACGGACTCAAGGTGGCCGTCGTCAACTGCGCCTCCATCAAGCCCCTGGACGAAGACGCCGTCATCGAAGCTGCGGGAACCGGCTTGATCCTCACGGTGGAAGACCACCACGTGGAAACCGGGCTCGGCGCCCGAGTCGCTGGAGTCCTGGCCGACCGGGCCGTTTCCTGCCGCCTGGTCCGCCTCGGAGTCAAACACTACGGGCATTCCGGCGCCCCCCGGGAGCTCTACCGCATGGAAGGGCTCGATGCCCCGGCAATCCTGGACGCCTTCAGAAAAGCTCACGCAGCCGTTCGCTCAGGTAAATGA
- a CDS encoding Mrp/NBP35 family ATP-binding protein, giving the protein MGTCDSKSCEHCESKDKHSREDVLKCKLERIRHKLIVMSGKGGVGKSSVAVYLALALAQKGYQVGLLDIDLHGPSVPKMLGLHGLLRITPDQEIVPHEYRPNLKVVSIESMMEDTDSAVIWRGPLKHGVIQQFIAECSWNDLDFLVIDCPPGTGDEPLSIAQLIPDAQAVIVTTPQEVALADVRKSINFCKKVNLDIAGLVENMAGLYCPHCNRFIPIFRTGGGEKTAERMKIDFLGSLPFDPSVVEGGDAGRPVLEDALESPFKTAVHDLADAVLKKVSRQDRAGGGLRETTVH; this is encoded by the coding sequence ATGGGAACGTGTGATTCGAAGTCGTGTGAACATTGCGAAAGCAAAGACAAACATTCACGGGAAGACGTGTTGAAGTGCAAGCTCGAACGCATCAGGCACAAGCTGATCGTGATGAGCGGCAAGGGCGGCGTCGGTAAGAGCAGCGTTGCGGTGTATCTGGCCCTGGCCCTGGCTCAAAAGGGCTACCAGGTGGGACTCCTGGACATCGACCTTCACGGCCCTAGCGTGCCCAAGATGCTCGGTCTCCACGGCCTCCTGCGCATCACCCCCGACCAGGAAATCGTCCCTCACGAATACCGGCCGAATCTGAAGGTGGTGAGCATCGAATCCATGATGGAAGATACGGATTCCGCGGTCATCTGGCGGGGACCGCTTAAGCATGGTGTGATCCAACAGTTCATCGCGGAGTGTTCCTGGAACGACTTGGACTTCCTGGTTATCGACTGCCCGCCCGGAACCGGCGATGAACCGCTCAGCATCGCCCAGCTGATCCCGGACGCTCAGGCCGTCATCGTCACGACCCCCCAGGAGGTGGCTCTCGCCGACGTCCGGAAATCCATCAACTTCTGCAAGAAGGTGAACCTGGACATCGCCGGCCTGGTGGAAAACATGGCCGGGCTTTACTGCCCTCATTGCAATCGGTTCATCCCCATCTTTCGGACCGGCGGAGGCGAAAAGACCGCCGAACGGATGAAAATCGACTTCCTGGGTTCGCTCCCCTTCGACCCCTCGGTTGTGGAAGGCGGCGACGCGGGAAGGCCTGTCCTGGAAGACGCATTGGAATCCCCGTTCAAAACAGCGGTGCATGACCTGGCGGACGCGGTTCTGAAAAAGGTGTCACGCCAAGATCGAGCGGGCGGTGGACTGCGCGAAACCACCGTCCACTGA
- a CDS encoding FmdB family zinc ribbon protein — protein MPIYEYHCCSCGKDFETFVWSSRDEGKVVCPACGKDDVKRLLSSFSCQGSLTNAAGAGSASGCGGGLGGFS, from the coding sequence ATGCCGATCTACGAGTATCATTGCTGCAGCTGTGGTAAGGACTTCGAAACGTTTGTGTGGTCTTCCAGGGACGAAGGAAAGGTCGTCTGTCCCGCCTGCGGGAAAGACGACGTGAAGCGCCTCTTGTCTTCGTTTTCGTGTCAGGGCAGTCTGACGAATGCGGCGGGTGCCGGATCCGCTTCCGGCTGCGGCGGTGGGCTGGGCGGCTTCAGCTGA